A segment of the Candidatus Neomarinimicrobiota bacterium genome:
CAGAACGCGTGCTGGAACTGCTGTAACGCTTCCCATGGAGAGTGGAGTCTCTTGGATATTGTAATCGTCACCCTGGTTTCCCTGATCGCCTCCGGTCTAACCCTTTTCTCAGGTTTTGGACTGGGTTCCATCTTGATGCCCGTCATGCTGCTGTTTTTCCCCGTGGAAGTTGCAGTCGCCGCTACCGCCCTCGTCCATCTCGCAAATAACTTCTTTAAGTTTGCCCTTTTCGGGAGATTTCGGCGCAACGACGTCCTCATCAAATTCGCCGTGCCGGCAGTGGTTTTTGCTGCCGTGGGAGCCTGGCTGCTCACCGTGATGTCACAGTTCAAACCAGCCTTTTCATATAATTTGCTCGCGAGAAATCAAGACGTGGAGGTAATCAAGATCATCGTCGCCGCATTAATCACCTTTTTCGCTCTTTTGGAAGTAGTGCCCCGGCTGAGAAATCTGGAGTTCAATCCCAAACTCCTCCCTGTGGGCGGCATGGTCAGCGGTCTGCTGGGGGGACTTTCTGGACACCAGGGTGCAATGCGGAGCGCCTTTCTCGCCAAAACCGGACTGACAAAAGAACAGTTCATCGGCACCGGTGTAACCATCGCGTGCCTGGTAGACCTGACGCGACTTGCGGTATACGGCGTGCACATAACTCAGATCGGTCTCAGAAACGTACCCCTTATAATTGCGGCATGCTGCGCCGCCTTCCTCGGAGTGATGGCCGGAAAAAGCCTGGTGGAAAAAGTGACAATGGCCCATATTCAAAAACTGGTGGCTTTTGGACTCATCATACTCTCCCTGGCGCTGGGAAGTGGCATCATCTAACCTGAGTCATTTGTGGCCAAGAACACCAATGACCTGAAATCATAAGCATCAAATGTTCAGTTGTTCAAACATTGAGGTTTCATGTATGGAGAGATTGCTTGGCTCTGTAGCAGTCCAACGCCTCGGGGGAAGAGGTCGGACAGGCGCGCTGATGAACAAACCAGGATAGACCACATGGGGGTAAACATGATCAGAATACGAAAGGCGACAAAAGAGGATCAGAACACAATCGTTGAGTTTTCCCTGGCGATGGCGAGGGAAACGGAAGACAAAAACCTGGACACTCACAGATTGATGCGGGGAGTGGCCCGGGTTTTCACTTCACCCGGAAAGGGCCTCTATCTGATAGCCGAGGTAGAGGGAACTATCGCAGGGCAACTTCTGATTACGTCCGAATGGAGCGACTGGCGTAACGCCGAGTTCTGGTGGATACAGAGCGTATATGTGCACCCTGAGTTCCGAAGACGGGGAGTGTATCGTTCTCTCCATAATGAGACCTTGAAACGGGCCCGGGAAGAGGGGAATGTCTGTGGCTTCCGTCTGTACGTCCATGGGGAAAACAGCCTGGCCCAGCAAGCATACGGTAGGCTCGGGATGAAAATATCTCAATACATGCTCATGGAATGTGAGCCGCCGTTCACAATGGAGGGGGCAAACTAGCTGCCGTCCGTACTTGTCGCAGATGAAATCAAGCGATTCCTTGAATGCATCTTATGGAGTGAATATGGACTGCATCATCTCCCGATGATGCTGAACCATCAGGAGATGGTTCACTCCATATTCCATATTCGGATCAATCGACCCAGCTGCAAATGAAAACATTGGTTTCCCCAGGCTCTTGGTTGTTGCGATTCGATGCAAACGCGAGCTGATTGCCGTCATGGTTGAACATGGGAAAACTATCGAACCCATCATAAAAAGTAATCTGTTCCAGATTCGAGCCGTCGACATCAATACTGTAGAGATCGAAATTCCTCCCTCGGGGATTTGCAAGATTTGACGAAAAGATGATCCTATTGTCGTTGGGGAAAAAGAAGGGGGAAAAGTTAGCACCCTCGTTATCTGTTATCTGGATCTTGTTTGAGCCATCTGCATCCATAACCCAGATTTGCAGCGCCATCGGCTTGATCGCATTGTTCCGTAGAATCTGAAGGTAGCGCTCTTCCTCCTCTTCTGATTCCGGATAATATGCTCGCCACACAATCTTCTGACCATCGTGGCTGTAGAACGCTCCGCCGTCGTAACCGAGACGATCCGTAAGCTGGAGCTTGTTTGAACCGTCAGGATCCATCGTCCAGATCTCAAGATCACCTGAGGCGAGAGATGTGTAGACAATTCTGTTGCCATCGAACGCGTAAGTGGCCTCGGCGTCATACCCATATGTTTCCGTGAGCCGACTCATCTCCGAACCATCCGGCAGAGCCCCGAAGATATCGTACGCAGGATGCAACATCCAGACATAGCCAAGTGTCGGATCCGCTTTGGCGGGGCAGGCTTCACCACCCAGATGGGTTGAAGCGTATATGATAGCGTCATCGTGCGGATATTGAAAGAAACTGCACGTCGTGACTCCCGCTCCCGTCGATACCATCTCAATCCCCCCAGATTCAATATCCAGAATGAATATCTGGTCACAGTTTTCGTCTCCCTCATGAGCCTGGAAGATCAATCTGGATCCATCGGCACTAAAATACGCCTCGGCATTCTGACCACTGAAGGTCAGCTGGCGCATGGCCTTGAAATGCTTTTCTCCTTCGACGACGAGGGAAGCGCCTTTGGCCAGTTCATCGTCACCGTAGGATAGATAAACAGTCGATGGATTCTCCTCCGGTTCGGACTCAGGACTCTTTTCCAGCACGTTCATTCTCATGGCGAGGAATCCCACGGTGGCACTGAAGATAAGGAATAGGAGTATTTGACCTGCCCTTTTCAAACCATTCTCTCCTCGTTTTCCTTCCAAAATTACCAATCATTCGTGGTACCATGAAGCGGATTATTGCATAACCGTCAAAAATAGGACAAATTTTATCTGATTTACCCTGTCCAACTTTGCGGAACGAGGTTAAATTAGCACCTCGACAATTTGCCCTCAGAACAAATCTATGCACGTGAGGGAAGCGGATCGAGACGTGAACAAACGACCATAACCGATCACTTTGCAGAAAAGAGAAAGGACATTTTGTCATGACTGGAAATGAAGGGCCATTCCAATTACCGCAACTACCCTTTGAAGAAAATGCGCTTCAACCGGCTATCTCTTCACAGACGGTACAGCTCCACTATGGCAAGCACCATGCGGCCTATTTCAATAACCTGAACAGACTCGTGGAGGGTACTGAATTTGCCGACATGCCCCTTGAGGAAGTTGTCCGGCGAAGTTTCGGCAACTCTGACCGCCAGGCTTTATTTAACAATGCCGGTCAGGCATGGAACCATATCGTCTACTGGGAAGAGATGAAGCCAGGTGGGAGTCCGAAACCTTCAG
Coding sequences within it:
- a CDS encoding sulfite exporter TauE/SafE family protein, producing the protein MDIVIVTLVSLIASGLTLFSGFGLGSILMPVMLLFFPVEVAVAATALVHLANNFFKFALFGRFRRNDVLIKFAVPAVVFAAVGAWLLTVMSQFKPAFSYNLLARNQDVEVIKIIVAALITFFALLEVVPRLRNLEFNPKLLPVGGMVSGLLGGLSGHQGAMRSAFLAKTGLTKEQFIGTGVTIACLVDLTRLAVYGVHITQIGLRNVPLIIAACCAAFLGVMAGKSLVEKVTMAHIQKLVAFGLIILSLALGSGII
- a CDS encoding GNAT family N-acetyltransferase, with product MIRIRKATKEDQNTIVEFSLAMARETEDKNLDTHRLMRGVARVFTSPGKGLYLIAEVEGTIAGQLLITSEWSDWRNAEFWWIQSVYVHPEFRRRGVYRSLHNETLKRAREEGNVCGFRLYVHGENSLAQQAYGRLGMKISQYMLMECEPPFTMEGAN